The window GATTTGGAAGAGGAGGTTTATATGAGATTGCCACCAGGTTAtcagaaagaagataaaaataagGTATGCAGACTTCGCAAATCTTTGTATGGTCTCAAGCAAGCTCCTAGATGTTGGTTTTCCAAATTATCAACAGCTTTGCTTGAATATGGCTTTGAACAAGCACTTGGAGATTATTCGTTGTTCACATATGAGAAAAACTCTACATGTTTACATATCCTTGTATATGTAGATGATTTGATCATTACAGGGAGTTGCGAGGCTGCTACGAAACAGTTTAAAGAGTACTTATCAGCAAAGTTTCATATGAAGGATTTGGGgtttttgaaatatttcttaGAAATAGAAGTTGCAATGAGTGCATCAGGTTTTTATCTCTGCCAAAGGAAGTATGCTCTAGACATAATTTTGGAAACAAGATATCTTGGAGCTAAGCCTATAGCTTTTCCTTTTGAGGAAAAACATGGTTTGGCTTTTAACACTTCGACTTTGCTTGAGGATCCAAAACCGTATAGACGTTTGTTAGGCAGTCTTATCTATTTGGGAGTAGCACGACCTGATCTGGCTTTTTCAGTCCACATTTTGGCACAGTTTATGCAAGAACCGAGGGAGGATCACTGGCAAGCGGCTTTACGGGTCGTCAAATATTTGAAGTCTGATCCAGGTCAGGGTATTTTGTTAAGAGCAAACACAAACTTTGAAATAATGGGTTGGTGTGATGCTGACTGGTCTCGCTGTCCGTATACTCGACGCTCAGTCACAGGATATTTTATTCAGTTTGGTGAATCACCAGTCTCTTGGAAGACTAGAAAGCAGAAAACAGTGAGTCGGTCTTCGGCTGAATCAGAATATCGAGCGATGGCTGATCTGGTTCAAGAGTTAAAATGGTTAAAGCGCATGTTATACACGCTTGGAGTTCGCCATACACAGCCAATGATTGTTCTTTGTGATAGCAAATCAGCAATTCATATAGCGATGAACCCAATGTTTCATGAGAGGACAAAGCACATAGAAAATGACTGTCACTTTGTCCGGGATGAAGTGGTCACGACGAATATTGTTTTACAACATGTTCAGATGACTTATCAATTGGCTGACATCTTTACAAAACCAATTGGACGTGATGGTTTTTGGCGGTTTCGAAACAAGCTAGGCATACATAACTTGTATGCTCCAAGGGGGGATATTGGAGTTTAGTGTAGATTCTGGTTGGTAAAGTATATTCGTATCTTTCTTATACGTATCTTTGTTGTTGCACCTAGATAGATTCTCCTAGATTTCAGTGTTCGGTTTGGCATTCTTGCTATATATGTACTCGCTCATCAGTCTGATCAATATACGAACTTCTTTGGCTTCTGTATCTTCTTTAGTTTGTCTCTGGAGTTAGTTCTTTCAACTTGTGAGCTTTTATCTCCggaaaatgtataaaaactaTATAGAGTATAGATAGGTCCAAATAATTTTATGTAGgtaaatttatctataataataaaattttattggtccagaaagtaaaaaaaaaaatcaaattgtaaatgatgtaaatgaaggtttaatttctatatatgtaaataagaaCAACagagaaatattttatattgtagaAATATTAgaataatgaaattttaaagaaagaattgTTGTTGCTCAATTTattattgtgtttgatttttatttatatattaatgagaaaaaaagaaacgtaATATTTTCAGTTCAAAATTATAGAGAAATTTTTTAAGTACCAGTTTGAAATACCTTTTGTCAGTATCAAAAGTTGTTCTAAGgagaaattaattcatatttgaCCAAAAACTCATTTTATATAGGCAAGTAATACTTGGGTATTAATTATATTTcctttacaaaaagaaataagaatattttagaaaattagaaTTGCCAACTTAGTTGTATGTGTATTACTGTTATGTTGTgattgaaaatcaaaaataaaaattttaattgatgtgtcacattaaaaaaaaaaaaaaattgatgtctcAAGATTGTAAAGAATTCTTCTGTtccattttattagattttttagcTAAAAGCACAATGTTTAAGAAACCATAaatgtttgttattatttttacataaaaattattattaaacatttattcaaaaaaattaaccaatataataaaagaCTGAAAAATACAAATGGTCATAACAtactaaataaacataaataatgtatagaaatctggaagaaacaaaattcttaTAGAatggaacaaaaacaaaaggctAAACAAATAGAGTTttatgcttttaattttttttagtaatgatCTTTCACTTATGATCATCGACCTagcttttttttatatctttgttctttcttttggcATCAAGTATAATCATCTAACTAAATGACCCAAAAGTTATTGGCTATGAATGTTTGAGAGTTTTCAGATagttttggattttagattttggtttttaaaatttagatttgcttttagtttgtggatttggggaattagtataaataatagaaaatgaAATCTAGTAACATTTCCATAAACTCATAAAAATGAGATATtggattttgttaagaaaattgTTCTATAATTGGATAAACCGATGGTTTTTGAAAGACAAAAACCATATACCATGCTAAAAACCAGTAAACCACTGTCATTCAAGGCCAACACTCTTATTAAAATATTCTGACCAAAACTAAAATGAGGATGAGACGATTGAGTCGGAGAATGTGCCAAATCTCAATTACATGAAAACTGAAAGTCCAGaagacttttaaaattttgaaagcaACGAAAATATTGATTGGCTTGGCAGATTGTGCCAAATCATTTACATGAAATAAATAGTTtacttttgttcaaaaaaaataaaaaaattgtttaggttCAAGAAACATATCACTTGGATGTATTTTGGCTTGTTTGAGATTTATGTCAAatgtatgattttgttttcttttaaaaaaagaaaaagccttCTGCCACTTTGGTCACATGCACAACTCGATTGTGACTCATCAACAAAGCCAGTTCTCAAACATATATAgaacaaaagaacacaaaaaaataaa is drawn from Camelina sativa cultivar DH55 chromosome 8, Cs, whole genome shotgun sequence and contains these coding sequences:
- the LOC109125926 gene encoding uncharacterized protein LOC109125926 codes for the protein MDVHNAFFHGDLEEEVYMRLPPGYQKEDKNKVCRLRKSLYGLKQAPRCWFSKLSTALLEYGFEQALGDYSLFTYEKNSTCLHILVYVDDLIITGSCEAATKQFKEYLSAKFHMKDLGFLKYFLEIEVAMSASGFYLCQRKYALDIILETRYLGAKPIAFPFEEKHGLAFNTSTLLEDPKPYRRLLGSLIYLGVARPDLAFSVHILAQFMQEPREDHWQAALRVVKYLKSDPGQGILLRANTNFEIMGWCDADWSRCPYTRRSVTGYFIQFGESPVSWKTRKQKTVSRSSAESEYRAMADLVQELKWLKRMLYTLGVRHTQPMIVLCDSKSAIHIAMNPMFHERTKHIENDCHFVRDEVVTTNIVLQHVQMTYQLADIFTKPIGRDGFWRFRNKLGIHNLYAPRGDIGV